In Akkermansia muciniphila ATCC BAA-835, the genomic stretch ACCTTTTTAGGCGTTTCATACACGGGCTCCTGAACAGGGCTCCTGGGAACGCGGATGAGAGATGCAATGCCCGCTCCGGCCAGGCACAGGAGCAGGGAGCTCCAGGTAATCACGTAAAAGCCGTACTGCTGGTATACCTGAAGGCCGATGACGGGGCCCAGGCACATGCCCAGCGTCATTGTCATGCCAAAGAAGCCCAGGCCTTCCCCGCGGCGGGCAGGGGGGATGATATCCACCGCCATTGTCGGGCCGGAGGTGGTCATGCCTCCCCAGATCAGGCCCTGTATGAAGCGCGTCAGGAAAAACGCCAGGGCGGTGGCGGCCGCAGCATACCCTGAAAAGGACAGGGCCAGCATAATGTAAACCGTGATGTAAATCTTCTTGCGGTCTCCGGTATCCACCCGGTGCGCGAACCAGGGGCGGGAGATAATGGCGGCCAGAACATAAATGGACATGATCCAGCCCAGCCAGCCAGAGGAGACCTGCAATTGTCCCGTCAGGTACAGCGGGAGAACGGGCACCAGTTCATAGAAGGCCAGCCCCGTCATTAAGTTGGCGCAACAGGCCAGGATGTAGTCTCGCGTCCAGAGAGGCGCTTTGACGGATGGTGCGGTTTCCGCCGCCAATTCATCTCTTGTCCGAGTCATGCAGGGGTTGTACAGCCGTTGGGAAAAGTTTCAAACGGCCTGACGTGTCATGATGATGAGCGGGGGGAAGAAGGCCCTGATGAATCCTTGTTGGGAGAAGTTATTCATTTTCACGGGAAAAGGTTACGCCCACCAGCGTATCTCTCCCGTCAATGGCATTCAGATAGTCGAATACTTCTCCGCAGGGTGTTTCATTCTCAATGAAGAAAATGAATGCTCTGCGCTGGTTGATATGTTCATTTGCCATATTGGCGAAAGCCTGAAGGTCGTTTTTCCGGGATGGACCGGATGGTTTTTTCTGGATACGCCAGTAAACAAGCTGGTAGTTCCCTCTTTCCGGGTAAGGGGACCGGATGAATTTCACGATGGGATAAACGGGTTTCCGGGAAGGTGTTTTGTTGAAAACAAGAAAGTCATCTTCACGGAAAGGATGTTCCAGAACGGCATCGTCGGGAAGGCAGGGAATGTCCGGGTTCATGTCTTTTTCAGATTCTGGATCAGATTCCGGGGCCATATCCGTGGAGACGGGAAGATCCCAGCAAATTCCATTTTCAAAGGCGGACGCGATGGCATCCCCTCTTTTCAAACGGAGATTATTCACGCCATGCGCATAAGCCTCCGATATGCCCTCAGCGATGCGGAACCAGGGAAGGGACGGATTGTCCAGATTGATGGTCAGGCATCTTTCACAGGCCGAATCCGTCTTCCATTCCTGTATGGGGCCGGGCAGTTCCGATGCGTTCACGATTATTTCTCCGGGCAGCAAGGCGCTTTCCTTTTTAGAGCATGCCCCGAAAAGGAAGCTGATGAAGAGAGGGAGGAAAACGGCAGGAAGACGAAGAAGAAGCATTTATTCATTCTTCTTATATAGTTTTTATTGCATGTCAAAAGAATAGAGAGTGCGGTACATGCCGGGAAAGATGGCGCTGTCTCCCGCTCCGGAATATGCCTTCTTTTTTGCGTGCAGGACGGCGCGGGCATGGTAGGGTACATGGTATGAGCGTAATCACCAAGCGTGGAGACAGCGGAGAAACGGACCTGATGTTCGGCAGGCGTAGTCCCAAGACAGCGCCGCGCATTGAAGCTTACGGAACGGTGGATGAATTAAATTCCCTGATTGGCGTGGTGCGCCATTCCGGGGTAAGCTCCCGGACGGTGGAGATGCTGGACGGCGTCCAGGCTCGCCTGGTGGGTGCCATGGGGGAACTGGCCACGATGGAGGAGGATTTGCCCAAATATGACGCCAAGGGGTACGCCCGCATTAAGGCGGAGGATGTGGCTTGGCTGGAGGAACAGGCCCATTTGCTGGAAAAGGAATGCGACATCCGTTTCAAAGGCTGGGCCCGCCCGGGCAAGGAAGGATCGCTGGGATCCGCATATTTGGACCTGGCCCGTTCCGTCTGCCGCCGTGCGGAACGCCGTGTGGTGGCATTGAGGCTGGATCATGCCCTGAGCAACGTGAACACGGCCCTGTTCCTGAACCGCCTTTCCGATCTCTGCTGGGTGCTGGCCCGTTTTGAGGCGCTGGCCGCAGGGGAAAAGATCCAGGCCTGAGCAGGCCGTTTCCGCCCGTCCTCCTGTTCCGGCATGTTGCGTATCTGCGCGATTCCCGTGTCGGGAGAATCTCGTGAAAGAATGGTTTTGCCGCAGATCCATGTCCGGGTGGCAATTCCCCGGAATAGTTCTCCGTTGTTTCCTGGGGACGGCTTTCCGGTTAGTCCAGCGGCAGGATGGAAGTAACCAGCATTTTGAATCGTTCCCGGGCAATGACGGAATGAGGTACTCCGGCGGGAATCAGGAGGCTCTTTCCTTGGGGCAGATTAACTTCTTCATTGCCTACGGTGAAGTAGGCCGTCCCGTCCAGAATCTGTATCAGCGCAGGACCGGGCGTCTGGTGGGTAGGGAGGAGTTGCTCGCTGTCAAAGGCCAGAATGGTCATGTTGACTCCTTTGGAGCGTACAAGGGCCAGACTGGTGATTTGCCCTTCGCGGTAATCAGTCAGGTCGGCGTAATTAAAGGGAGTGCGTTCGGGGATGTGCTGAATGGCTGTCATGTAAATTGGACACCCTTGTTGGCCCTTCCCGTTTCTTCATGACAGGCTTCCGGGAAAAAGGTCCGCTCCAGACCCGGGAGCGGACCTTGGCATTCAGCATTCATATGGTGCTTACTTACGGAGTCAGCGTCCTGAATTCATAGGCGTGAGGTCGGATTCACAAGTAAACAACGGTCATTCTATACATGAAAAATACAATTTACTTCAAGAAAAATTGTGTAGGAAAATGTAGATTTGATTCTGTTGCAGGGAGAATCGGATTTGATTTCCGGATGGGATTGTTTCCATATACGGGCGTATTGCCGTCAGCGGTTCCGCCGCCCGCGGCCGGATATGCCCTTCTCCTGTTTGGTGGGGAAGGCCGTTTTTCCCGTTTGCCGCGGTTTCTCCCGTGAGACGATGGCGAAATCCGCCCACTGCTGCTCCCTGTCCACTTTCACGGGAATGACGGGAACGCGCAGCCCTGCGCACAGCACGGAACCGTGGTCGTTTTTCCAGCGGCTGGCAAACGCCTCATACACCCAGCGGCCGCCGGGAAGCTTGTCCGGTTTGACCAGCCCCTTAATCTGGAGACGCGGGATTTCCAGCAAAACGCCGAAGTGGCGCGTTTCCGTAACCAGAGCTTCGTGCACTTCCGGATGATCCGCGTAGCACTGGCCTTCCAGCCATTCGAAGAGCTTCATCCGGTTCGCGTCCTTTTCCGCGCTGGCGGAAATGCGTTCCGTTTCTGAAATGTGTTCCGCGTCTTCCTCCAGCCTGCCTGTACTGCCTGCTCCTTTAGCTCCTTTGGGAGGGTTGGCCAGCAGGGGATTCAGGGAGCGGTGTACCACCAGATCCGCGTAACGGCGGATGGGGCTGGTGAAGTGGCAGTAATTGGGGGTGGCCAGGCCGTAGTGGCCCAGGGGCTCCGTGTCGTACCTGGCCCTCATCAAGCTTTTCAGGAGCGCCAGCTTAAGCAATTGCTCGTCCGGGGAACCCTTGATGGATTTCATCAGTTCATTCAGGTACTGGCGTTGGTCGATATCGTGCACGGGATGCCCGTACAGTCTGCACAACTGGCCGAATTCAAAAAGTTTGGCGGAATCCGGTTCTTCGTGGACACGGTAGATGGTGGGACGGTTCCCGTTTTTCAGGGCCAGGGCCACGGCTTCGTTGGCGGCCAGCATGCACTCTTCAATGAGCTGATGGCTTTCATCGTACTCTTCCGTGATGATGCCCGTCACGCGGCCGTCCTTGTCCATAACGGCTCTCACTTCCGGGAAGTCCAGATCCAGGGCTCCCTTGGCGTAGCGGTTGCGGCGCAGAATGGAGGCCAGATTCCAGGCTTCCCGCACCGTGGAGGGAACTTCCCCTTTGTCGTTTCCTTTCAGCATGGCGAAGGCCTCCTGGTAGGTCAGGCGCGCCTTGCTGCGGATGAAAGCGTCAGCAAAGCGGGCACGGAGCATCTTCCCCTTTTTATCAAATTTCATTTCGCATACTTTTGTCAGGCGCACGACATCCGGCCGCAGGCTGCACAAATCGTCGGAAAGGCGGTGCGGGAGCATCGGAAGAACGCGGTCCGGCAGGTAGGTAGAGTTGCCGCGGCGCAGGGCTTCCCCATCCAGCGAGCCGCCGGGCTTGACGAAATGGGAGACGTCCGCAATGTGAACGGCCAGCGTCCAGCCGGACGGAGTGGCCGTGATGGAAATGGCGTCGTCAAAATCCCTGGCGCTTGCCGGGTCAATGGTGATGACGGTACGGTCCGTCCAGTCTTCCCGGCGGGCGAGTTCCCCGGGGGAAGGTGTTTGAGGCAGCGTTTCCAGCTCCCGGAGCACGGAGGCGGGGAATTCCACGGAAAGGCCATATTTTCTGATAACGGCTTCCATGTCCACGTGAGGCTCGTCCGGATAGCCGAGCACCTCCACGATTTTCCCGCGCGGGGCTTTCTTTTCCTCACCGCAGGTTATGGGCTCCACGGAAACCAGTTGGCCGGGAAGCACCTCCATGGCGGGTTTTTCCGCCAGTTCAATGGATGACGGAGAGCTTACGCCGTCCCCCAGCACGCGGCCCGGCTTGTTTTTTCCGGTGCGGAAGACGCCAAGCCATCGGGAGCGCGCGCGTTCCGTCACTTCCTCCACGCGGGCTTTCATGTCGGCATCCGGGGAAGAAAAGCGATTTCTGCGGATATTCCTCCGTCCCCTGGCTGCCTTGCGTTCCACGCGCACGGCCACTCGGTCCCCGTCCAGGGCGGTGCCCAGATGGTTGGGTTTAAGTTCCAGTTCCGGAACGGCTTCCGTGTCCCATCCCAGAGCCGCAGCGGCGGGATCCCCTTTTCTGGGGAGAAAAAGAATCTTGCCGGAGCGCAGGATGCGGATCATGCCATGCACCAGGTTCCGGCGCTCCCGTTTTAAAGCGTACCTGCCCTTTTGCAGCCGCACGAGTTTTCCTTCCTCCTCCATCTGGTCCACCAGGGCGCGGAAATCCAGCTTCTGCCGGGAATCCACGTTCAGGGCGCGAGCCAGTTCAGATTTGCTCTGAGGTTCGTAATGTCCGTCTTCCATGTGACGGATCAGGCGGTCTTTAAGGGAATTATTCATTTTACGGAAGTTCCGGGAAAAGGAGTTTCCCATTCCCATGGATGCCATCATAAGAAGGTTTTCGCGCCGCTTCAAGGCGCGGGCGGTGCATGCCGCGTTCGTCAGCGGCTTTTGGCCTGCTGGCGCACCTGCCGTTTTTACGGACTTTATCCGCAAGCCGGGCTTTGATTTTTCAGCGTATAACGTATTTGGGCTGAAAACCCCGTGCTGTTTATAAGGAAGGGGCTGCCGTTGGTTTCTTCAACCTGTGGCTGGAGAAATAAAAAATGTCAAATGGAATTCCAAAATGAAGAACAAAACCAGCAAGGCTTTTCAACGGACGCTGCTGGCTTTGACCGGCAAGGAAAAAACTTTCGTTAAAATGATGCGAAGCTGCCGACGGTTTCTCATCATGTGGAATGATGGGAAATATATGATGCAGGCCCATGAATTTGTGCAGGACCGTTTAAGAGACATTACCAGCGACGCGGTGAAAAAGGGGGTGGCCGGCATGGAGAGAGAAATGGGTATCCTTTTAAAGAGTGATAAGATATTGAGAATGTATGATCAAAGCCCCGGAATCTGAACGGAGATTAACCGTTGTTCAGGTGGAGATTATCCCGGCCGGAGCGTCCCCTCCGTAGTGCCGAGCTGTTCTGCGACGTCCAATTCCCGGATAAGCCGGGCCGCAGTGCAGGAACCGTCCAGCAGCTCCCGGTAGCGGGACACCAGAAGGCGCACTTTTTCCGGGGGATCATCCAGCAGTTCCAGCCGGAAACGGGAAAGGCCCAGACGGCGGAAGTCCTGGAGGAAGCCGGCTCCCGTCTGGGCGCGTCCGTTGAACAGCGTGTTCCGGCACCCGGCGTCCGCCAGCAGGGGATGAAGCTGTCCTACGCGGTCACGCAGCTGCACATGATGCCGTTCGCAGGGGCGGCCGCAGTTCTTATAACTGGTGCCGTTCGACAGGAAGGTGCAGAACACGCAATGCTCCATATGAAACATGGGCATGTGCTGGTGCAGCGTCAGTTCAAACCATTCCGGCGGCGCGGCGCGGAGCAGGTCCGCCACCTGTTCCGCGTTCAGGTCGTAAGAGATGGTGAGATGGGCCAGATTCCCCTGTTTCTTCAGGATAGCCGCGCTGTATGGATTGGCGACGTTCAGGGAAAAATCTCCGATGCGATGCAGGAGGGACTGGCGGAAATATTGCGCCGCACCCAGGTTGCGAATAAGGATGCCGTCAGGTTCCGCCCGTTCCATAAGTTTGAAGTATCCGACTTCCGAGGGTTTCTGGATGCGGGGCGTCGCCAGGAAGACGGGAATGCTTTTTCCGTGTTCCCGGACGGTTTTTATGCCTTCCGCATAGTCCCGGAGGTCTTCAAAGTCCAGATAAACGGCATTCGCTCCGGCATCCAGCGCGGCGGGTATTTGCTCCGTTTTGCGGCACAGAACAGACAAATGGGGAGGCATGTCCGGAACGGCTGTTCCCTTCGGCAGCGGAGGAAGGGTGAAGGAGGCCGGAGGATGAGAGGGAACGGAGGATTCTTTTGCCTCCCGGGCCGTTTGAATTCGTTCCACCAGGGCACGCCTTGTCTGGTTGAGGATGCTGAGCGGAAGCATCAGGCCCTCCGGCAGAGGGCAGTCGCAGGAGGCCAGGCGGAATCCCGTTCCCCCCAGCCTGCCGAGCTGTTGTTTCAGCACTTCGGGAGTCAGAGGGCGTTTTTCTGCCGTCTGAAGGGGCTGGGGAGATTGCACGGAACATCCGTATTCCGGACAGGCAATCGTCAGGGGGTTCCCGACGGACCCGGCACATGTCAGATGGAGGGGAATGGTGGATTCCTGCAAGTGTTCCCGCATTTTTTTCAACTCCGCGTTCAGGGCCGGATCATCCGTTTTCCAGAGTTTTTGCCCGGGTTTAACCCTGCTCCAGTCAATACGGGATGCCTTTCCGTGGAAGAAAAGGCGGTTTCTCTGCACTTTCCAGATACGTCCGCCCTGTTCTTCATTGCGGTCTTCCCCTGCATCAATGACGAAGCCGTCCCCGGGCGCGAGCGGAATGCCCCCTTCCGGCCTGATATCCAGCCAGCCCTGACCGCTGTTCATAATGACGCCTGCGTAGGCGCCCCTCTTTTTACCGTAGCGGCCGTGGGTCAGACGCGGGTGGTCCGTCCCGTCCAGCCAGCCGGTGGAGAAGCCGCGTGAAAATACCATTTGCAGTGCATAACGGTCGCGTGCGGTCACCATTTCATCCACAAGTATTCCAGCGCAGGCGGCGTCCAGAGCTTTTCTATAGGCCGCCGTTACCGCCGCAACGTATTCCGGGCTTTTCAGACGTCCCTCTATCTTGTAGCTTTTCACGCCCATGCGGACCAGGTCCGGGATGCGGTCAAGGGCGCACAGGTCCTGCGGGCTGAGCAGGTAGCGCCGTTCTCCCAGAGGAACGGTTTTGCCGTCTACAACCAGGGAGTAGGGCAGGCGGCAGGCCTGCGCGCATTCTCCCCTGTTGGCGCTGCGCTGTCCCAGGCTTTCCGATGTAAGGCACTGGCCGGAATAGGCCACGCAGAGCGCTCCGTGTACAAATACTTCCAGGGGAATGTCCGTATGCCGTACACATTGCCCGATTTCCTTCAGGCTCAGTTCCCGGGCCAGGACGGCCTGCTTCAGGTCCAGGAATCCGGAGGCGAATTCCAACCCGTCCGGGGAGGAAAGTGTCATCTGGGTGGAGGCGTGCAGTTCCAGCTTCATGCCGGGAACCTGCCTTCCCCATTCCGTCAGGCAGTGGGCAAGACCGATGTCCTGCACGATGACCCCGTCCGCGCCGGCGGCATTCAGGTGGCCCAGGTAGGAGAGGGCGTCCGCCAGTTCGGAGGTAAAAATGAGCGTATTCATGGTCACGTACCCCTTCACGCCGTGTGCGTGAAGGAAACGCATCAGTTCCGGAAGGGAATCCAGCGTGAAGTTGTCTGCGCGCAGACGGGCGTTGAAACGGTCCAGGCCGAAATAAATGGCGTCTGCGCCATTGGCTACGGCGGCGCGGGCGCAGTCCATGTCCCCGGCGGGGGCCAGCAGTTCGGGGCGCAGGTCTCCGGGCCGGAGGGCGGAAAGGGTTATGTCGTCGGAAATCACGGGGAAAAGCAAAAAGGACGGTAGGGGTTATTGGGCGGTGCTGCGTTTTTCCGCATGGCGGAGCAGAGCTTTCAAATCTCCCAGAAGGAACAGGGAACCTGCCGCCAGGACCGGGAGCGGGGAGGCCAGTGCCGCCTGCAGACCATCGGGAAGCGAGGAATGGATGAAAACGGGGCCGGTTTCCTGTTCGCCCAGCAGGGCAGCCATTTCTTCCGCCGGCATGATGCGGGGGGAAGTGCAGGGAACCAGATGCCATTCTCCGGTAATTTCCCGCAAAACCGGAATCATTTCCCGGATGTGCTTGTCTGCGGATGCGGCAAAAACCAGTGCCGCCTTCCGTCCCGGGAATTCCTCTTTCCACGTGGACGCGAGCACGCGCGCCGCATGTTCGTTATGAGCGCCGTCCAACACCAGGGGGGGCGTCTCAAGGCGTTCGAACCGTCCGGGCCACTGTACCTTGGCCAGGACTGCGGCGGCTTCGGATGGGGAGGGGAGGGAATGGAGCCGCCTCATGGTTTCCAGCGCCAGGGCTGCGTTTTCCCGCTGATGGGCTCCTGGCAGGGATGGGATGGGCGTTTTCCGGTCCGCCCGGGCAATCGTGAGGGGAGAACGGCGGTTTTGCGCCGTCCGTTCGATGACGGCCATGACACCCGGGTGCTGCACGGCAGTTACGGACGGTTTTCCGGGGGCGATGATGGCCGCTTTTTCCGCAGCGATCTCTTCCAGGGTATCTCCCAGATACTGCTGGTGGTCCAGGCCGATGGGGGCCAGTACGGCGATATCCTTGGGCACGGCGTTAGTGGCGTCCAGCCTTCCGCCCAGCCCTGTTTCCAGAATGATGAAGTTCACGCTGTTTTTCCGGAAGTGGCGCAGGGCGACGGCCAGAGCCAGCTCGAAAAAGGTGGGCGGCTGTTCCCAGCCTTCCGCCAGCTGTTTCAGGAAGGAAATTTCTTCTGCCAGGGCATCCGGAGTGATCATGTCCCCATTGACGCGGATGCGTTCAGAAAAATCTACCAGATGGGGGGAAGTGAACAGGCCCGTGACATAACCCTGCGCCCTGGCCAGGGCCTCAATCATGGCGCAGGTGGAGCCTTTCCCATTGGTGCCGGCCACGTGGACCACGGTGGCGTTTATCCGGTCCGCCCCGGCTGCCGCCAGCAGCTTCCTGGTATTATCAAGCCCCAGCTTGATCCCGAAAAATTGGGTGGAAAAGAGCCAGTCAAGGGCGGCGGATACATTCATGGGCGGTATTTTACCACGGGAAAACTCCCGTTCAACTCCGGTATGGCGTGGGGACTGTAAAATGCCGCCGGGAACGGACGCGGCAAACACGAACAAGCTACCGTTGCTACCTCTCGGTCCTGGCGGGGTTTGCCAGTCGTGCCTCCACGGGGTTCCCGGCGGCTCACCCAGTAAACTAGGTTTGCAGTGCAGTGTCAACCTTCAAAGACATCATCTCCTTCTGGCGAAAGAGAGCAGAATGGAGATCAGCAATATTACGCCGATAACGACTGCCGCCGTGAA encodes the following:
- a CDS encoding MFS transporter — translated: MTRTRDELAAETAPSVKAPLWTRDYILACCANLMTGLAFYELVPVLPLYLTGQLQVSSGWLGWIMSIYVLAAIISRPWFAHRVDTGDRKKIYITVYIMLALSFSGYAAAATALAFFLTRFIQGLIWGGMTTSGPTMAVDIIPPARRGEGLGFFGMTMTLGMCLGPVIGLQVYQQYGFYVITWSSLLLCLAGAGIASLIRVPRSPVQEPVYETPKKVLDRLVLRVGIPLAVNVMIATFSYGVVAVYSALYGEMHGFKYAGLFYALMGLGMLVSRFMVGRQIDRGRVAELSVISLSILTVSFGALALAPLEWIYYASAILIGFGFGIFIPTFQTMKLNMADRGHRGAVNSTFFTAFDIGVGTGMFLGGKIYAYLNLNWAFGTGALLNLLAIVYFYRISLDHYRKNKLGVDSD
- a CDS encoding cob(I)yrinic acid a,c-diamide adenosyltransferase — encoded protein: MSVITKRGDSGETDLMFGRRSPKTAPRIEAYGTVDELNSLIGVVRHSGVSSRTVEMLDGVQARLVGAMGELATMEEDLPKYDAKGYARIKAEDVAWLEEQAHLLEKECDIRFKGWARPGKEGSLGSAYLDLARSVCRRAERRVVALRLDHALSNVNTALFLNRLSDLCWVLARFEALAAGEKIQA
- a CDS encoding cupin domain-containing protein — protein: MTAIQHIPERTPFNYADLTDYREGQITSLALVRSKGVNMTILAFDSEQLLPTHQTPGPALIQILDGTAYFTVGNEEVNLPQGKSLLIPAGVPHSVIARERFKMLVTSILPLD
- a CDS encoding ribonuclease R family protein, with the translated sequence MNNSLKDRLIRHMEDGHYEPQSKSELARALNVDSRQKLDFRALVDQMEEEGKLVRLQKGRYALKRERRNLVHGMIRILRSGKILFLPRKGDPAAAALGWDTEAVPELELKPNHLGTALDGDRVAVRVERKAARGRRNIRRNRFSSPDADMKARVEEVTERARSRWLGVFRTGKNKPGRVLGDGVSSPSSIELAEKPAMEVLPGQLVSVEPITCGEEKKAPRGKIVEVLGYPDEPHVDMEAVIRKYGLSVEFPASVLRELETLPQTPSPGELARREDWTDRTVITIDPASARDFDDAISITATPSGWTLAVHIADVSHFVKPGGSLDGEALRRGNSTYLPDRVLPMLPHRLSDDLCSLRPDVVRLTKVCEMKFDKKGKMLRARFADAFIRSKARLTYQEAFAMLKGNDKGEVPSTVREAWNLASILRRNRYAKGALDLDFPEVRAVMDKDGRVTGIITEEYDESHQLIEECMLAANEAVALALKNGNRPTIYRVHEEPDSAKLFEFGQLCRLYGHPVHDIDQRQYLNELMKSIKGSPDEQLLKLALLKSLMRARYDTEPLGHYGLATPNYCHFTSPIRRYADLVVHRSLNPLLANPPKGAKGAGSTGRLEEDAEHISETERISASAEKDANRMKLFEWLEGQCYADHPEVHEALVTETRHFGVLLEIPRLQIKGLVKPDKLPGGRWVYEAFASRWKNDHGSVLCAGLRVPVIPVKVDREQQWADFAIVSREKPRQTGKTAFPTKQEKGISGRGRRNR
- a CDS encoding DUF3656 domain-containing U32 family peptidase, with translation MISDDITLSALRPGDLRPELLAPAGDMDCARAAVANGADAIYFGLDRFNARLRADNFTLDSLPELMRFLHAHGVKGYVTMNTLIFTSELADALSYLGHLNAAGADGVIVQDIGLAHCLTEWGRQVPGMKLELHASTQMTLSSPDGLEFASGFLDLKQAVLARELSLKEIGQCVRHTDIPLEVFVHGALCVAYSGQCLTSESLGQRSANRGECAQACRLPYSLVVDGKTVPLGERRYLLSPQDLCALDRIPDLVRMGVKSYKIEGRLKSPEYVAAVTAAYRKALDAACAGILVDEMVTARDRYALQMVFSRGFSTGWLDGTDHPRLTHGRYGKKRGAYAGVIMNSGQGWLDIRPEGGIPLAPGDGFVIDAGEDRNEEQGGRIWKVQRNRLFFHGKASRIDWSRVKPGQKLWKTDDPALNAELKKMREHLQESTIPLHLTCAGSVGNPLTIACPEYGCSVQSPQPLQTAEKRPLTPEVLKQQLGRLGGTGFRLASCDCPLPEGLMLPLSILNQTRRALVERIQTAREAKESSVPSHPPASFTLPPLPKGTAVPDMPPHLSVLCRKTEQIPAALDAGANAVYLDFEDLRDYAEGIKTVREHGKSIPVFLATPRIQKPSEVGYFKLMERAEPDGILIRNLGAAQYFRQSLLHRIGDFSLNVANPYSAAILKKQGNLAHLTISYDLNAEQVADLLRAAPPEWFELTLHQHMPMFHMEHCVFCTFLSNGTSYKNCGRPCERHHVQLRDRVGQLHPLLADAGCRNTLFNGRAQTGAGFLQDFRRLGLSRFRLELLDDPPEKVRLLVSRYRELLDGSCTAARLIRELDVAEQLGTTEGTLRPG
- a CDS encoding bifunctional folylpolyglutamate synthase/dihydrofolate synthase; translation: MNVSAALDWLFSTQFFGIKLGLDNTRKLLAAAGADRINATVVHVAGTNGKGSTCAMIEALARAQGYVTGLFTSPHLVDFSERIRVNGDMITPDALAEEISFLKQLAEGWEQPPTFFELALAVALRHFRKNSVNFIILETGLGGRLDATNAVPKDIAVLAPIGLDHQQYLGDTLEEIAAEKAAIIAPGKPSVTAVQHPGVMAVIERTAQNRRSPLTIARADRKTPIPSLPGAHQRENAALALETMRRLHSLPSPSEAAAVLAKVQWPGRFERLETPPLVLDGAHNEHAARVLASTWKEEFPGRKAALVFAASADKHIREMIPVLREITGEWHLVPCTSPRIMPAEEMAALLGEQETGPVFIHSSLPDGLQAALASPLPVLAAGSLFLLGDLKALLRHAEKRSTAQ